A region from the Pirellulales bacterium genome encodes:
- a CDS encoding DUF3800 domain-containing protein: protein MAVVIDKRRRGAIEVVDRAGRSAPIDFEHLIGPGGFAFGLGQEVGGEGAGHGEGTANCELRIANWQNGKRGDHRQPRSALAWRVLLRHNRSDGVLAKAMPRWSATVLVYVDESGDPGFDIERGSTPLFVVTAAVFRTEDAADACRDRIKAIRGELKLPATAEFKFSKSSNRVREYFLNAVAAHDFFYMSAVFDKRKLAVPDLRIKKAFYQYVIGFAFELLKPHIEDAFLEIDRGGGEEFGRHLTRHIAEISKEASGKRTVKRSKLSDSSGNDLIQLADMICGAVMRSFKGDDRFRLLVKRREFEVRAWP, encoded by the coding sequence GTGGCCGTCGTTATTGATAAACGACGCCGCGGGGCGATCGAGGTAGTAGACCGTGCCGGTCGTTCCGCCCCAATCGACTTCGAGCACCTGATAGGGCCGGGCGGATTTGCTTTTGGCCTGGGTCAGGAAGTTGGCGGTGAAGGAGCGGGGCATGGAGAGGGGACTGCGAATTGCGAATTGCGAATTGCGAATTGGCAGAACGGCAAGCGTGGCGATCACCGTCAGCCTAGATCCGCTCTGGCTTGGAGGGTACTGTTGCGGCACAATCGAAGCGATGGCGTTCTAGCGAAGGCTATGCCGAGATGGAGTGCGACGGTGCTCGTTTATGTCGACGAATCAGGGGATCCTGGGTTCGATATCGAACGCGGCTCGACGCCGCTGTTCGTTGTGACCGCGGCGGTTTTCCGCACCGAGGATGCTGCGGACGCGTGCCGCGATCGGATCAAGGCCATTCGTGGCGAGTTAAAATTGCCTGCGACGGCGGAGTTCAAGTTTTCGAAGAGCAGCAATCGCGTCCGCGAATACTTCCTAAATGCGGTTGCCGCACATGATTTCTTTTACATGTCGGCGGTCTTTGACAAGCGGAAACTTGCCGTGCCGGACCTGCGAATCAAGAAGGCGTTTTACCAATACGTGATCGGCTTCGCGTTCGAGCTGTTGAAGCCGCATATCGAGGACGCATTTTTAGAAATCGATCGCGGTGGTGGCGAAGAGTTCGGACGGCACCTGACGCGGCACATTGCGGAAATCAGCAAGGAAGCATCGGGCAAAAGAACCGTAAAGCGCAGCAAGCTTTCGGATTCGTCGGGCAACGACTTGATCCAGTTGGCCGACATGATCTGCGGGGCCGTGATGCGTTCCTTCAAGGGCGACGACCGTTTCCGGTTGCTGGTCAAAAGACGCGAGTTTGAGGTGCGGGCTTGGCCCTAA
- a CDS encoding HipA N-terminal domain-containing protein, which translates to MRRRAGISETKAAAAAAFELRYAGLRVGTLTCRDGKWTFWYSEQFRHRPDLRPLVQFADVNRVYRSDRLWPFFLLRIPSMSQSDVQDALKHEHIDATDEVALLRRFGKRTIANPFELVEVEAGDVTAPPSPSKIPKVPEPMAS; encoded by the coding sequence TTGCGGCGGCGCGCCGGCATCAGCGAGACGAAGGCTGCGGCCGCAGCGGCATTCGAGCTGCGGTATGCCGGTTTGCGCGTCGGCACTCTGACGTGCCGCGACGGGAAGTGGACGTTCTGGTATTCGGAGCAATTCCGCCACAGGCCCGACCTGCGCCCGTTGGTGCAGTTCGCCGACGTAAACCGTGTCTACAGATCGGACCGACTCTGGCCCTTCTTTCTGCTTCGGATCCCGAGCATGAGCCAGTCGGACGTGCAGGACGCGCTCAAGCATGAGCACATCGACGCGACCGACGAGGTTGCCCTGTTGCGGCGCTTTGGCAAGCGAACCATCGCCAATCCCTTCGAACTGGTCGAAGTCGAAGCGGGCGATGTGACAGCGCCACCCAGCCCGTCCAAAATTCCAAAGGTGCCCGAGCCGATGGCCTCTTAG
- a CDS encoding Fic family protein, with protein sequence MDPKSFTKRSPGRLVHTPFGCSAFVPDKLPTKLELSMALERANEAALLALGELRAIIPGLPNPNLLTQPFMRREAVLSSKIEGTRTELEQLYLFETEEKNGGNVVQEADDAREVHNYVRALEHGLQRLSQMPVCNRLIKEMHGILLEGVSDARGQYQSPGEFRQAQAYVGSSDIRAARYVAPPEASVETLMGQLERFINDDKVRLPTLAKAAVIHYQFEAIHPFADGNGRVGRLLISVLLSAWKILAEPLLYLSAYFERNRTEYVTHLWEVSRDARWEEWILFFLNGVASESADATARAKQLIALRERYRRELQQGKGTASLLGLADKLFEWPVTDISEAARTLDMTFKGGQKNIEKLVAGGILEELVGRARNRLYVAKEIIGLLA encoded by the coding sequence ATGGATCCCAAGTCGTTCACCAAGCGCTCGCCGGGCCGGCTGGTACACACTCCGTTCGGCTGCTCGGCATTCGTGCCCGACAAGCTGCCAACGAAGTTGGAGCTGTCGATGGCGCTCGAACGTGCCAACGAAGCAGCGCTTTTGGCACTGGGCGAATTGCGGGCAATTATACCTGGTCTTCCAAATCCGAATCTCCTTACCCAGCCCTTCATGCGGCGCGAGGCGGTGCTTTCGAGCAAGATCGAAGGCACCCGTACCGAACTGGAACAGCTTTACCTGTTTGAGACCGAGGAAAAGAACGGCGGCAACGTTGTCCAAGAGGCGGACGACGCCCGTGAGGTTCACAACTATGTTCGTGCGTTGGAGCATGGCCTCCAGCGACTCTCGCAAATGCCGGTGTGCAACCGGCTGATCAAAGAGATGCACGGCATCTTGCTGGAGGGCGTGAGCGATGCGCGCGGCCAGTACCAATCGCCTGGCGAATTCCGCCAAGCCCAGGCCTACGTCGGCAGCAGCGACATTCGGGCCGCGCGCTATGTGGCGCCGCCGGAAGCTTCGGTCGAGACGCTGATGGGCCAGCTCGAGCGCTTCATCAATGACGACAAAGTGCGTTTGCCGACGCTGGCCAAAGCCGCGGTCATTCATTATCAGTTCGAGGCCATCCACCCGTTTGCCGATGGGAACGGGCGAGTGGGACGGCTGCTGATTTCGGTGCTTCTATCGGCATGGAAAATCTTGGCCGAGCCGCTGCTCTACCTGAGCGCCTATTTCGAGCGAAATCGAACGGAGTACGTGACTCATCTATGGGAGGTGAGCCGAGACGCGCGTTGGGAAGAATGGATTTTGTTCTTTCTCAACGGCGTGGCGAGCGAATCGGCCGATGCAACTGCACGGGCCAAGCAGTTGATCGCACTGCGCGAGCGATACCGGCGTGAGTTGCAGCAGGGGAAAGGCACGGCCAGCTTGCTGGGCTTGGCCGACAAGCTTTTCGAGTGGCCCGTGACGGACATTTCGGAAGCAGCCCGCACGCTCGACATGACGTTCAAGGGAGGGCAAAAGAACATCGAGAAGCTCGTTGCCGGTGGCATCCTGGAAGAACTCGTCGGGCGGGCGCGGAACCGGCTTTATGTCGCGAAGGAAATTATTGGGCTCTTGGCCTGA